A stretch of the Bacillus licheniformis DSM 13 = ATCC 14580 genome encodes the following:
- the yidD gene encoding membrane protein insertion efficiency factor YidD, with protein MKRAAIIFIRFYQKAISPLFPPTCRFYPTCSNYGLEAIQRFGFIKGSYLLIKRLLKCHPLHPGGFDPVPNQTDQKKEGDSD; from the coding sequence ATGAAACGGGCAGCGATCATATTCATTCGATTCTACCAAAAGGCGATATCCCCTCTTTTCCCGCCGACTTGCAGATTTTATCCAACATGCTCCAACTATGGGCTTGAAGCGATTCAAAGGTTCGGGTTTATCAAAGGCAGTTATCTGCTTATTAAACGATTACTGAAATGCCACCCTCTTCATCCGGGAGGCTTTGATCCTGTTCCAAACCAAACAGATCAAAAAAAGGAAGGGGATTCAGATTAA